A single Nicotiana tabacum cultivar K326 chromosome 5, ASM71507v2, whole genome shotgun sequence DNA region contains:
- the LOC107799267 gene encoding uncharacterized protein LOC107799267, with the protein MYRRTLTINWDGLGEDDDDDHFFESSDRLSSVVPQDLASSGSDDEVEFEDSRHSFSASASIKKIRGLDMEKTTINNPPPIVMEDYGMWMAEPGDVKERRKRLLQGMGLTSNKELLKLTSAKVIRAISRKVDTCKDSKTKVNISSKEELKQEEPEPEPEPEPSNSPPILLLRSRSDGDIQFFSVTTKKRKEQLIGDVSKQRLTRTFSGVLAPTTRICQYANSAVMAQPKKGTTSKSSPPQNGSENMPSSTLPNGCTDLGFASFFLIKNLDTGKEFIVKESNEEGMWNKLSDLQTGKQLSMEEFEKSVGYSPVVKELMRRANVSTNDERKLNVNAYLNKSFRYSKKTGVALLKNIKGVANSMSGLITDKEFEQPAPVEQKQNKNSSQWIKVRQQGKIYKDFTALQLCQEIQAHEGSIWTIRFSTDARYLATAGEDRVIHVWEVQECDVMSTKPSDDPNSVSDTPVHPTAGSNSDRPPLPVITHKKKGKTSNKKKGNSLPDYVNVPETVFALSEKPICSLNGHQDDVLDLSWSKSQLLLSSSMDKTVRLWDIETQSCLKMFAHNDYVTCIHFNPVDDDHFISGSLDGKVRVWNVSDRKVVDWTDLHEMVTATCYTPDGQGALIGSHKGSCRMYSASECKLEQKENIELEPKKKSLAKKVTGFQFAPGSSTEVLVTSADSRIRIFDGSDMTYKFRGFRNTSSQISASFSQDGKYIISASEDSQVYIWKREPPKTASGKSKSLINVQTYEYFQCKDVSVAIPWPGSIKNQPPLVDQTQSKRHSKRSPPPPHPTNGSPTREDNSAGANSKRHLPPLPARKNSAVEKIQSSQDEDSAQDSPTDPGVGASESFSSSSPSIRDGDSPSISSSSRFDGSNNQGNVAVQATAWGMVIVTATSGGEIRIYQNFGMPLKASRPTNLF; encoded by the exons ATGTATCGCAGGACGCTGACTATTAACTGGGATGGACTcggagaagatgatgatgatgatcacTTCTTCGAGTCCTCTGACCGTCTTTCCTCGGTCGTTCCCCAGGACTTGGCGTCCTCGGGATCAGATGATGAGGTTGAGTTTGAGGATAGTCGACATTCTTTCTCGGCCTCGGCTTCTATCAAAAAAATCCGAGGCCTTGATATGGagaaaacaacaatcaacaatcctCCTCCCATTGTCATGGAAGATTACGGCATGTGGATGGCTGAGCCTGGAGACGTTAAAGAGCGTCGAAAACGCTTACTCCAGGGAATGGGGTTGACAAGCAATAAAGAACTCCTCAAGTTGACTAGTGCAAAAGTTATACGAGCCATTTCAAGAAAAGTTGATACATGCAAAGATTCTAAAACAAAAGTTAATATTTCTTCTAAAGAAGAACTAAAACAGGAGGAGCCAGAGCCTGAGCCTGAGCCTGAGCCTTCGAATTCGCCACCAATTTTGCTGCTCAGGTCGAGATCAGATGGTGACATACAATTTTTCTCTGTAACTaccaagaaaaggaaagaacaactAATTGGCGACGTTTCTAAACAACGTCTCACCAGGACATTTTCAGGAGTTTTGGCACCAACCACAAGAATATGCCAATACGCAAATTCTGCTGTAATGGCGCAGCCCAAAAAGGGCACCACAAGTAAATCTTCACCACCACAAAATGGCAGTGAGAATATGCCATCATCCACATTGCCAAATGGATGTACTGATTTGGGATTTGCTTcatttttcttgataaaaaatCTTGACACTGGAAAAGAATTCATTGTTAAAGAGTCAAATGAAGAGGGAATGTGGAATAAGCTCAGTGATTTACAAACTGGAAAGCAACTTTCAATGGAGGAATTTGAGAAATCTGTTGGATACTCTCCTGTTGTTAAGGAACTGATGCGCCGCGCAAATGTTTCAACAAACGATGAAAGGAAACTAAACGTAAATGCATACCTCAATAAGAGTTTCAGATATAGCAAGAAAACAGGAGTTGCTCTTTTAAAGAACATAAAAGGAGTTGCAAATAGTATGAGTGGATTAATAACTGATAAAGAATTCGAACAACCTGCACCAGTGGAACAGAAACAAAACAAGAATTCCTCACAATGGATTAAAGTCCGCCAACAAGGAAAGATTTACAAAGATTTTACAGCTTTGCAATTGTGTCAAGAAATTCAGGCTCATGAGGGATCTATATGGACAATAAGATTCAGCACGGACGCACGTTACTTAGCAACTGCAGGAGAAGACAGGGTAATTCATGTATGGGAAGTACAAGAATGTGATGTTATGTCTACAAAACCATCCGATGATCCGAATTCTGTTAGTGACACACCTGTTCATCCAACGGCTGGAAGTAATTCAGACCGTCCGCCCCTGCCAGTAATCACACATAAGAAGAAGGGGAAGACTTCTAATAAGAAGAAGGGCAACTCACTTCCAGACTATGTAAATGTACCAGAAACTGTTTTTGCACTCTCCGAAAAACCAATATGCAGTCTCAATGGTCATCAGGACGATGTCCTGGACCTTTCTTGGTCAAAATCTCAG CTGCTTCTTTCATCTTCAATGGACAAGACAGTGAGGTTATGGGATATTGAAACTCAGAGCTGCTTAAAAATGTTTGCGCACAACGATTATG TAACCTGCATACACTTCAATCCAGTAGATGACGATCACTTCATCAGCGGTTCACTGGATGGAAAAGTCCGAGTTTGGAATGTATCTGATAGGAAAGTTGTGGACTGGACAGATCTTCATGAAATGGTTACTGCTACTTGCTACACTCCTGATGGCCAG GGTGCTTTAATTGGCTCACATAAAGGAAGCTGTCGCATGTACAGCGCCTCTG AATGCAAACTGGAACAGAAGGAAAACATTGAACTCGAACCCAAGAAGAAGTCCCTAGCCAAAAAGGTCACTGGTTTTCAG TTTGCTCCAGGGAGTTCAACAGAAGTGCTTGTAACTTCAGCTGATTCGCGTATCAGAATTTTTGATGGATCAGACATGACCTATAAATTTAGAG GTTTCCGGAATACAAGCAGTCAAATTTCAGCTTCATTCAGtcaagatgggaagtatatcatAAGTGCAAGTGAAGACTCTCAGGTCTATATATGGAAAAGAGAACCACCTAAAACTGCAAGTGGTAAATCGAAAAGTCTAATCAATGTTCAAACTTATGAGTATTTCCAATGTAAAGATGTTTCAGTTGCCATACCGTGGCCTGGCAGTATAAAAAATCAACCACCACTTGTAGATCAGACACAATCGAAAAGGCATTCAAAACGTTCCCCGCCACCACCACATCCTACCAATGGATCTCCTACGAGGGAAGACAACTCGGCTGGTGCAAATAGCAAGAGGCATTTACCACCTCTACCGGCCAGGAAAAACAGCGCAGTGGAGAAAATTCAAAGTAGTCAAGATGAGGACTCGGCTCAAGACTCTCCAACAGATCCTGGAGTTGGTGCTAGTGAATCATTTTCGTCAAGTTCTCCATCGATCAGAGATGGCGATTCACCTTCTATATCTTCTTCTAGTAGGTTTGATGGTAGTAACAATCAAGGAAATGTCGCTGTCCAAGCAACAGCATGGGGCATGGTTATTGTGACCGCAACCTCGGGAGGGGAAATCAGGATCTATCAAAATTTTGGGATGCCATTGAAAGCTAGTCGACCGACCAATCTCTTTTAA